A stretch of the Dehalococcoidia bacterium genome encodes the following:
- a CDS encoding type II toxin-antitoxin system HicB family antitoxin, whose translation MEKIKYVYYQEGDAWVGWLEAYPDYKSQGMSLEELEENLRDIYAEINTGKIPHIRKIGELALK comes from the coding sequence ATGGAAAAGATAAAATACGTATATTACCAGGAAGGCGATGCATGGGTCGGCTGGCTGGAGGCATATCCGGATTACAAGAGTCAGGGTATGTCCCTCGAAGAATTGGAAGAAAATCTCAGAGACATCTACGCAGAAATTAATACCGGAAAGATTCCCCACATTCGGAAAATCGGGGAATTAGCCCTCAAGTGA
- a CDS encoding NifU family protein: protein MKDKVEATLNKIRPALVADGGNVELVDVKDGVVKVRLVGHCAGCPMSQMTLRNGIERTLKQEIPEVKQVIAA from the coding sequence CTGAAGGATAAAGTAGAAGCCACCCTCAACAAAATCCGCCCGGCGCTTGTGGCCGACGGCGGCAATGTGGAACTGGTCGACGTCAAGGACGGCGTGGTCAAGGTCAGGCTGGTCGGGCACTGCGCCGGCTGCCCCATGTCGCAGATGACCCTCAGAAACGGCATCGAGCGCACGCTCAAGCAGGAGATACCCGAGGTCAAGCAGGTCATCGCCGCTTAG